The following coding sequences lie in one Zingiber officinale cultivar Zhangliang chromosome 2B, Zo_v1.1, whole genome shotgun sequence genomic window:
- the LOC122045641 gene encoding myb-related protein MYBAS1-like has product MAPAAAKTTRKGPWTEQEDLQLVWFVRLFGERRWDFLAKVSGLNRTGKSCRLRWVNYLHPGLKHGRMTPQEERLVLQLHAKWGNRWSRIARKLPGRTDNEIKNYWRTLMRKKAQERNGNAISSSSPSSSSTSSNAASHGIGSIPAGNSLDLSEVKGYTTDQIWNEIAASDSVSNLTFEEYKGGSGCSCMVGTPVASPIWEACESLWRIDTEDMTTMTSMPDFFESYCSKQRIDSQKH; this is encoded by the exons ATGGCACCGGCGGCAGCGAAGACGACGAGGAAAGGACCGTGGACAGAGCAGGAGGACCTTCAACTGGTATGGTTTGTGCGCTTGTTCGGTGAACGTCGTTGGGATTTCTTAGCCAAGGTATCAG GTCTTAACAGAACAGGCAAGAGCTGCAGGTTGCGCTGGGTCAACTACCTCCATCCCGGCCTCAAGCACGGCCGCATGACACCCCAGGAAGAACGCCTCGTGCTCCAACTCCACGCTAAGTGGGGCAACAG GTGGTCTCGCATTGCTCGGAAGCTCCCCGGCCGCACTGACAACGAGATCAAGAACTACTGGAGGACTCTCATGAGAAAGAAGGCGCAGGAGAGGAATGGGAATGCTATCTCTTCCTCATCTCCATCCTCCTCATCGACTTCCAGTAATGCCGCCTCTCATGGAATCGGTAGCATCCCAGCGGGGAACTCCCTGGATCTCTCAGAGGTCAAAGGGTACACGACGGATCAGATATGGAATGAGATCGCTGCGTCGGACTCAGTCAGCAATCTCACTTTCGAAGAGTACAAGGGAGGTTCGGGTTGCAGCTGCATGGTCGGCACTCCAGTGGCTTCCCCCATCTGGGAAGCTTGCGAGTCACTGTGGAGGATCGATACTGAAGACATGACGACGATGACCTCCATGCCCGACTTCTTCGAATCTTACTGCAGCAAGCAGAGAATAGATTCTCAGAAGCATTAA